From the Nerophis ophidion isolate RoL-2023_Sa linkage group LG18, RoL_Noph_v1.0, whole genome shotgun sequence genome, one window contains:
- the LOC133537439 gene encoding LOW QUALITY PROTEIN: vomeronasal type-2 receptor 26-like (The sequence of the model RefSeq protein was modified relative to this genomic sequence to represent the inferred CDS: inserted 2 bases in 1 codon; deleted 2 bases in 2 codons; substituted 1 base at 1 genomic stop codon): MNGIDITWATDSSTLQLSAIRGKPICCFSRISCAAGEIRNSTHSAECFXCMREDWSNENHRQCAPKVIEFLSNGETMGALLTTFSLFGAGLTVMVSCIYFCFQHTPLVRASNSELSFLLLFSLTLGFLCSLMFIGKPSDWSCMLRHTAFGITFALCLSCVLAKIIAVVTAFKATRPANIMVQCSALLQRTSVLSCTSIQMFVCVLWLKLTPPLTYRNAGHATEKIILECNLGSPAGLWVVFGYIGLLAVLCFVLAFLPXNEAKFIIFSMLIFCAVWIFFIPAYVSSPSSFGLLFCIFAPKCYILLLKSEKNTKKHMIGKKQ, translated from the exons ATGAACGGAATTGACATCACATGGGCTACTGATTCCTCAACG TTACAGTTGTCTGCCATTAGGGGAAAACCAATCTGCTGCTTTTCTCGCATCTCTTGTGCTGCTGGGGAGATCCGCAACTCCACTC ATTCTGCAGAGTGTTTCTAATGCATGCGAGAGGATTGGTCCAATGAAAACCACAGACAGTGTGCGCCAAAGGTGATTGAGTTCCTGTCCAATGGAGAAACCATGGGGGCTCTGCTGACCACATTCTCACTCTTTGGAGCAGGTCTAACTGTAATGGTGTCCTGTATCTACTTCTGTTTCCAACACACTCCTCTTGTGAGAGCCAGCAACTCAGAGCTGAGCTTCCTCCTGCTCTTCTCCCTGACTTTGGGATTCTTGTGCTCACTGATGTTCATAGGCAAGCCCTCAGACTGGTCCTGCATGCTGCGCCACACGGCCTTTGGTATTACTTTTGCCCTGTGCCTTTCCTGCGTCTTGGCTAAAATTATAGCCGTGGTAACGGCCTTCAAGGCAACAAGGCCGGCAAACATAATGGTACAATGTTCTGCTCTACTTCAAAGGACCAGCGTCCTCAGCTGCACTTCTATTCAGATGTTTGTTTGCGTGCTTTGGCTGAAACTTACACCACCATTAACCTACAGAAATGCAGGCCATGCTACGGAGAAGATCATTTTAGAGTGTAAT TTGGGTTCTCCAGCTGGGTTATGGGTTGTGTTTGGGTACATCGGCCTGCTTGCTGTTCTGTGCTTCGTTCTCGCTTTTTTGCC TAATGAAGCCAAATTCATCATTTTCAGCATGTTGATATTCTGTGCAGTCTGGATC TTTTTTATCCCTGCTTATGTCAGCTCTCCCTCAAGCTTTGGGTTACTTTTCTGTATATTTGcgccaaaatgttatattttattgttgAAATCAGAGAAAAATACAAAGAAACATATGATTGGGAAAAAACAATGA